In one window of Camelina sativa cultivar DH55 chromosome 15, Cs, whole genome shotgun sequence DNA:
- the LOC104745699 gene encoding GDSL esterase/lipase At3g14220-like: MAQNPHKSLFFLALFTYFTLASIPVIVSGEPPLLFTFGDSSYDVGNTKFFSSEFDPATAWPYGDSVDDPTGRWSDGLIVPDFVGRLIGQREPIPPVLDPKADLSRGASFAMAGAVVLGSQSKTVTMNFGEQISKFVELHKKWTDKKRAEAIYMLNIGADDYLNFEKDHPNANPVEQIAHVANVLSRISRELMKLYKSGGARKFAVQSLGPLGCLPIVRQELKTGESCMEMVNFMVKTHNERLSRVLHAMTVPYRGLRYSFFDFNGEILRRINEPSLHGYTDTMTSCCGTGSRNAFGCGYSNVHSKLCSYQKSFLFFDGRHNTEKTDKEIANLFYSGDKHVVSPVNIRDLVGKPVSDLPAQEI, translated from the exons ATGGCACAGAACCCTCATAAGTCACTCTTCTTCTTAGCGCTATTTACGTATTTTACACTCGCCAGTATTCCGGTGATCGTTTCCGGCGAGCCCCCTCTCTTATTCACTTTCGGCGACTCTTCCTACGATGTGGGCAACACGAAGTTCTTCTCCTCGGAGTTCGATCCAGCCACCGCCTGGCCTTACGGTGACTCCGTCGATGATCCAACCGGTCGTTGGTCTGACGGCCTCATTGTCCCAGACTTCGTTG GTCGATTGATTGGTCAACGTGAACCAATCCCTCCGGTACTTGATCCAAAAGCCGATCTTTCTCGAGGAGCAAGCTTCGCTATGGCTGGAGCTGTTGTTCTTGGATCTCAATCCAAGACTGTAACT atgaATTTTGGAGAACAGATTTCGAAATTTGTAGAGTTGCATAAGAAATGGACGGATAAAAAACGAGCAGAAGCTATATACATGTTGAACATTGGAGCTGATGATTACTTGAATTTCGAAAAGGATCATCCAAATGCTAATCCTGTGGAGCAGATTGCTCATGTAGCCAACGTTCTCTCTAGGATATCAAGAGAGCTCATG AAATTATACAAGTCAGGTGGGGCGAGGAAGTTTGCGGTACAGAGCTTGGGACCGCTTGGTTGCTTGCCGATAGTGAGACAAGAGTTAAAGACAGGTGAAAGTTGTATGGAGATGGTTAACTTCATGGTGAAAACGCACAATGAAAGGCTTAGTCGTGTGCTCCATGCGATGACCGTACCATACCGTGGCTTACGGTACAGCTTCTTTGATTTCAACGGTGAAATCCTCCGGAGGATCAATGAACCATCACTCCACG GATATACTGATACAATGACTTCTTGCTGTGGTACTGGATCGAGAAATGCATTCGGGTGCGGTTATAGCAACGTGCATTCAAAGCTCTGCAGCTACCAGAAATCGTTTCTGTTCTTCGACGGGCGTCACAACACTGAGAAAACTGATAAAGAAATCGCTAATTTGTTTTATTCTGGAGACAAACATGTCGTCTCTCCGGTGAATATAAGGGATCTCGTAGGTAAACCTGTGTCCGATCTTCCAGCGCAAGAAATCTAG